TTCTACGAGAAGAAGGGCCTGATCCGCAGCCTGCGCACTGCCGGCAACCAGCGCCGCTATGCGCGCGACGTGCTGCGCCGGCTGGCGGTGATCCGCGTCGCGCAGCGCGTCGGCATGCCGCTGGAGAGCATCAAGGCCGCGTTCGCGCAGCTGCCCGATGCGCGCACGCCCACGCGTGCGGAGTGGGCGCGGATGTCGGCGGCCTGGCGCCAGGAACTGGACGCGCGCATCCTGCAGCTGACCCAGTTGCGCCACCAGCTCACCGACTGCATCGGCTGCGGCTGCCTGTCGCTGCGCCGCTGCCGGCTGAGCAATCCCGCCGATGCGCTGGGCGCGCAAGGCAACGGGCCGCAACACTGGTCGCCACGCTGAGGATGGGCCGCGGCCAGCACAGCCGAAGCCGCTGCA
The Xanthomonas sp. AM6 DNA segment above includes these coding regions:
- the soxR gene encoding redox-sensitive transcriptional activator SoxR; protein product: MHEELSVGQVAQRSGVAVSALHFYEKKGLIRSLRTAGNQRRYARDVLRRLAVIRVAQRVGMPLESIKAAFAQLPDARTPTRAEWARMSAAWRQELDARILQLTQLRHQLTDCIGCGCLSLRRCRLSNPADALGAQGNGPQHWSPR